The sequence AGCAGACCAATTTACTGGCGCTAAACGCCGCCATCGAAGCTGCCCGGGCCGGTGAACAGGGTCGTGGCTTTGCCGTTGTTGCTGACGAAGTCAGAACACTGGCGAGTCGCACACAGCAATCCACCGAAGATATTCAGCGCATGATTGTCGGGCTTGAGGAAGGCGTCAGTCAGGCTGTCAACGCGATTGAGTCAGGCACCTCGCAGGTGGACAACGTGGTTGACAGCTCCAAACGTATCCAGAGTGCATTAACGGATGTGGACGAAGCGGTCGGTCAGACCAATGATATGATCTATCAGATCGCCACCGCCACCGAAGAGCAAAGCAGCGTGGTAGACGAAATAAACCGCAATATCACCCGCCTCAACGGCCTCTCCCAGCAAAGTCTGGAAGTGGTCAGTGACACCAACAAGGTAGCGGAGAATATCTCCACCATGGCAAAAGGCTTAAACACCAATGTGGGGCGCTTTAAAGTCTAAGGTGTGTTTATCTTTGGTGTATTGAGCAACAGTTTTTCGATCTGTAGTCCGACGATCAGCACAACACTTCCCTGTTGTGTTGGCAGCCGGTAACTGACATGAGCAAGAAACTCAGATACCGAATCATCAAACTTCAGGACACTGACCCGGAACTGTCTTCCGGTCAGTTCTGTTATTTTACCTTCATCGCCCTGCCAGTAATCACTGGTTGGGCGAGACATCGCCAGTAATTCCCCCTTCTCAGTGGTTAACATAATTTCCCGGAAAAAGCGGCTGTCAGCCTCAATAGCGGTCAACACCTGACTTAACGGGTCATCAAGCAGGTTCTGAATCAGGTGATACTCTCCTGACCGGAGTTCCTGTAACCATTGTGCTTCGGTGGCTGTCAGGGCCGGTTCACTCATAGGCCGATGTTCTGAAATATATTGCCCTGCCCGTTGTAAGAAATCCTCAGAAAGCTGACTAACCAGATCTTTAACAACAATCTCAACAGCCGCCTTCTGCTGCGCCTCTGAGAGCCGGGTGACCTGAGGATTACATTGACTGATCTGACTGTTGAACTGATGAATAAAATCGGGATACTGTCTGGCGACATCAGCTGAGAAGCTGATTGTTTTGGCAGCAAAGCGCACAAAGCTCTTCTCCATGTCGATACCATTGTCGGCTAACAACAATGTCACCCTGTCTCGATCGGCAACGAAATAGTCAAACCTGCCGCTGGTGAACTGAGCCAGCAACTGATGCATATCCGGCGCTTGCATATAAGGCTTTTGTCCTTGCTCTATCAGCCAATTCTCGATATCACTTCCTCTGACCACTCCGAGTCTGTCGTACGCAGCCTGCCCTGGATTTTTCCTGTGATAACGATACCAGTGCTCCAGCGTCACGGGTTGTGAGCGCAGCGATTGGGTTACCTCCGTAGGTGACGTAAAAAAGACGCCGTCAATATTGCCCCGTTCCAGCTCTCTTTTCGCTCGCGCCCAGGGCAACATCAGGATTTCACTTTTCACCCCCAGGTTACTGAGCACACAGAGCACCACTTTGGTTGCCTGCAACTCCTGTTCAGTTCGTTGGATATATTCTCCGGATACTCTGCTGTGGGTTGCCAGCACCAGTAATTCCGGCTGAGCTTCGGACAAAGGGGTGGACAACAGAAAAACGGCAAATACCGGAAGCTTAGGGAGAATCCTTACCACAGTCATGCCTCCATGGCCGGAAATATTAATTGATAAACGTAGTGTAGCCCAAAAAGAAAAAACGCAGCCGAAGCTGCGTTTTTAGTCAATCTTAGTTTCTGCCTGCCTTTCAGGCATATACCGGAAAAGTCTCACATAAGGCCAGCACTTCACCGCGAACACGGCTTTCCACTGATTCATCACCGAGGTTGTCCAGTACATCACAGATCCAGGTAGCCACCTGCGCCGCCTGCTCTTCTTTAAAGCCACGACGGGTGATGGCCGGAGTACCGATACGCAGACCACTTGTGACAAAGGGCGAGCGGGGATCGTTGGGCACCGAGTTTTTGTTCACGGTGATGTTAGAACGGCCCAGCGCGGCATCGGCGTCTTTACCTGTGATGTCTTTGTCGATCAGATCCAGCAGAAACAGATGATTCTCGGTACCACCGGAAACAATCTTGTAACCACGTTCCTGCATCACCTTCACCATCGCCTTGGCGTTTTTCACCACCTGCTGCTGGTAGGTCTTAAACTCAGGCTCCAGTGCTTCTTTAAAAGCCACGGCTTTAGCTGCAATCACATGGCACAGCGGGCCGCCCTGATTACCGGGGAACACAGAGCTGTTAAGTTTCTTGTAAATATCTTCATCACCACAGGAGGACAGAATCAGACCGCCGCGGGGGCCCGCCAGGGTTTTATGGGTAGTGGTGGTGACCACATGGGCGTGGGGCAACGGATTGGGGTACTCACCGGCAGCAATCAGACCGGCAACATGGGCCATATCCACCAGCAGATAGGCACCCACTTTATCGGCGATAGCACGGAATTTCGACCAGTCCATGATCCCTGAATAAGCGGAGAAACCGGCGATAATCATCTTCGGCTTATGCTCCAGTGCCAGCGCTTCCACCTGAGCGTAGTCCACCTCACCGGTTTCCTCATTCAGGCCGTACTGCACCGCATTGTAGGTCTTACCGGAAAAGCTCACTTTGGCGCCGTGAGTCAGGTGGCCGCCGTGGGCCAGACTCATGCCCAGTACAGTGTCGTTGGCATTCAGCAGCGCCATAAACACCGCAGAGTTAGCCTGTGAGCCTGAATGAGGCTGCACATTGGCATAATCGGCACCAAACAGCTGTTTGGCCCGCTCGATGGCCAGATCTTCGGCGATATCCACGTATTCGCAGCCACCGTAATAGCGCTTGTGCGGGTAGCCTTCGGCGTATTTATTGGTCAGCTGAGAACCCTGCGCCTGCAATACTCTGGGGCTGCAATAATTCTCTGATGCGATCAGCTCAATATGCTGCTCCTGACGCTCTGTCTCTTTTTCTATGGCTTGCCATAATTCAGGGTCAAAATCGGCAATCTTCATATCGCGTGAAAGCATCGTCTCTCCTCGGGTGTTGGACGGGATAAAAAGAGGCCATATTCTAGCCATTTTCCGGTTAAAGTACAGCTTAGGCAGACAATCAGATCAACGCCTTTATCGCAGACTTACCTTTTAACCCCGGTAACAACTGGTTTAGAATAGCGGGCCATATATCCTCCGAAACTGATATAAGAGTCAACTATGTCCCAATACGTCTACACCATGCACAGAGTGGGCAAAATTGTTCCGCCCAAGCGTCAGATCCTCAAAGATATTTCCCTGAGCTTTTTCCCCGGCGCCAAGATCGGCGTACTGGGCTTAAATGGCGCCGGTAAATCCACCCTGCTGCGCATCATGGCCGGACTGGACAAGGAAATTGAAGGTGAAGCCAGGCCTCAGCCCGGCATCAATATCGGCTACCTGCCACAGGAGCCGAAACTGGATGAGAGCAAAGATGTGCGCGGCAATGTTGAAGAAGCCTTCAGCGATGTGGTGCATGCGCTCAAACGTCTGGATGAAGTCTATGCAGCCTATGCTGATGAGAATGCCGACTTCGACGCCCTGGCCAAAGAGCAGGGCGAACTGGAAGCAATCATTCAGGCCAAAGACGGCCACAACCTCGACAACGCACTGGAAAGAGCCGCCGATGCTCTGCGCCTGCCCCCCTGGGATGCAGAAGTCAGCAAACTCTCTGGCGGTGAGCGTCGCCGGGTGGCCCTGTGCCGGTTACTGCTGGAAAAGCCCGATATGCTGCTGCTTGACGAGCCCACCAACCACCTGGATGCCGAATCCGTGGCCTGGTTAGAACGCTTTTTACATGATTATGAAGGCACAGTCGTGGCCATTACCCACGACCGCTATTTTCTGGATAATGTGGCCGGCTGGATCCTGGAGCTGGATCGCGGCCATGGCATTCCCTGGGAAGGCAACTATTCCTCCTGGCTGGAACAAAAAGACAAGCGTCTGCAACAGGAAGAACGAGGCGAACAGGCCCGTCAGCGTTCCATCAAACAGGAACTGGAGTGGGTACGCACTAACCCCAAAGGCCGTCAGGCCAAAAGCAAGGCACGTATGGCGCGCTTTGAAGAGCTCTCCAGCAACGATTATCAGAAGCGTAATGAAACCAATGAGCTGTTTATTCCGCCCGGTGATCGCCTCGGCGATAAAGTTATCGATGTGGAGCACCTGACCAAGTCTTATGGTGACAGAGTACTGATCGATGATCTCAGTTTCAGTGTGCCCAAAGGCGCCATCGTTGGCATTATCGGCCCCAATGGCGCCGGTAAATCCACACTGTTCAGAATGTTAAGCGGTGAAGAACAACCTGACAGCGGCACTATCAGCCTCGGCGATACCGTCAAACTGGCCAGTGTCGATCAGTTCCGCGACCACCTGGATGGCGAGAAAACGGTGTGGCAGCAGATCTCAGATGGTCAGGATATTATCCGTATCGGTAATTTTGAGGTAAACAGCCGCGCCTACGTCAGCCGTTTTAACTTCAAAGGTAACGACCAGCAGAAATACATCAAAGATCTCTCCGGTGGTGAGCGCAACAGGGTCCATCTGGCCGAGTTATTAAAAGCCGGTGGCAACGTATTGCTGCTTGATGAGCCCA comes from Lacimicrobium alkaliphilum and encodes:
- the ettA gene encoding energy-dependent translational throttle protein EttA, producing the protein MSQYVYTMHRVGKIVPPKRQILKDISLSFFPGAKIGVLGLNGAGKSTLLRIMAGLDKEIEGEARPQPGINIGYLPQEPKLDESKDVRGNVEEAFSDVVHALKRLDEVYAAYADENADFDALAKEQGELEAIIQAKDGHNLDNALERAADALRLPPWDAEVSKLSGGERRRVALCRLLLEKPDMLLLDEPTNHLDAESVAWLERFLHDYEGTVVAITHDRYFLDNVAGWILELDRGHGIPWEGNYSSWLEQKDKRLQQEERGEQARQRSIKQELEWVRTNPKGRQAKSKARMARFEELSSNDYQKRNETNELFIPPGDRLGDKVIDVEHLTKSYGDRVLIDDLSFSVPKGAIVGIIGPNGAGKSTLFRMLSGEEQPDSGTISLGDTVKLASVDQFRDHLDGEKTVWQQISDGQDIIRIGNFEVNSRAYVSRFNFKGNDQQKYIKDLSGGERNRVHLAELLKAGGNVLLLDEPTNDLDVETLRALEEALLEFPGCAMVISHDRWFLDRVATHILDYRDEGKVNFYEGNYTDYEAWLKDNFGKDVVEPHRLKYKKITK
- the glyA gene encoding serine hydroxymethyltransferase, giving the protein MLSRDMKIADFDPELWQAIEKETERQEQHIELIASENYCSPRVLQAQGSQLTNKYAEGYPHKRYYGGCEYVDIAEDLAIERAKQLFGADYANVQPHSGSQANSAVFMALLNANDTVLGMSLAHGGHLTHGAKVSFSGKTYNAVQYGLNEETGEVDYAQVEALALEHKPKMIIAGFSAYSGIMDWSKFRAIADKVGAYLLVDMAHVAGLIAAGEYPNPLPHAHVVTTTTHKTLAGPRGGLILSSCGDEDIYKKLNSSVFPGNQGGPLCHVIAAKAVAFKEALEPEFKTYQQQVVKNAKAMVKVMQERGYKIVSGGTENHLFLLDLIDKDITGKDADAALGRSNITVNKNSVPNDPRSPFVTSGLRIGTPAITRRGFKEEQAAQVATWICDVLDNLGDESVESRVRGEVLALCETFPVYA